ACGATTACGTTCACTATGCCTCTGGGTCATGGGGTGATGCCAACGGGTTATTGAATGGCACGTTGGGTGCAGAGAAAGACACGAATCCAAGTTGGTCATCTGCCTTCACCTTTCAATCCAGTTTGGAAGAGGAACGCATGAATAGTTATTTCGGGCGTTTCCGCTACAATTACAAGGAAAAATATATGGTGGAGGCCACCCTTCGGCGGGACGGATCATCCGTGTTCGGAGAGGACGTGCGATGGGCTACTTTCCCTTCTGTTGCCGTGGGTTGGGCTTTCTCGGACGAGGCTTTCATGAAACCCTTCTACTGGTTGAGTTTCGGAAAAATCCGTGCCAGCTGGGGACGTTCCGGACAGAAATTCACTCAATCCTATCTTGCCCACGGGATGATGAGTAACTCGAATGTGCAATTTTTCGGGCAACAAGGTATGGCTCCCGATGTTACCGGGGGATTGTTGAACCGGAAATTAAGCTGGGAAAAAACAGACCAGTATGACATCGGGTTGGACATGAGTTTCCTCAATTACCGGATCAAGATGACATTGGACTACTATTACCGGTACACGGAGGGACAATTGCAACGACTTGATTTACCGGGTGACTTGAACTACCAACAATTTCAATGGCAGAACGCGCTCGACGTGTCAAACGAGGGATTGGAAATAGAATTAACGGCTGATATTTTACGGGAGACTGCCGTGAAATGGCGGATGAAACTGAACGGCTCACGTAACTGGAACCGTTTCGAGAAAAGTAGCGACGGGTTCGATTTTGGGAATAATGTCATCGGGAAGTCCTTGTATAATATCAAAGCTTACCAGACGGATGGTTACTACAATTCGATGGAGGAACTTACCTATTATCCCCAGCCGCATGGTTATCCACTACCGACTCGTGAAACTGCTGGCATATTTTTCACGGGTACACGGAAGTTAGTCGATAGGAATAACGATGGGGTGATCACGTCGGAGGATCAATATTATGCCGCAAGTCCTCTTCCACTCGCGCACGGTGGATTCATTAACGAGATCCGGTGGAAACAATTCGATGTAAACATTTTCTTCACCTATTCAATAGGAAGGCATATTCTCAAGGAGTATGATGACAGGGCGATCACCCCTTCCACAGAAGGAGGGCCTTTGACACTGGACATCCGTAAAGTGAACGCGTGGACGAGTTCTGACAACAAAAACCCGGATTACCCTCGTTTGATTTCCTACTCGCTAAAAAACCAGTATTCAGGAGAATACGACACGGACATAGAAAAAGTAAATATGTTACGATTGAAACAACTCACGTTGGGTTACAACTTGCACGAGAGGATTGCTAAAAAACTCGGTTTATCGGGAGCCCGCGTATTCCTCACGGGAGAGAACCTGTTACTGATCACGAATTACTCGGGACTCGATCCGGAAATCGTGGACATCACCTCGGGAATAGATCAATTGCAATCTTACCCGCTACCGCGGAAATTTACTGTCGGATTGACCATTAATTTCTAAAGTCTATGATTATGAAAAAATTAATATTTCTTGTATTATTCTTCCCGCTGTTTTCCTGTAACGACTGGCTGGATGTCGAATCTGAGGTTTCTGTTACCTACCGCAACTATTTCCAGAGCGAACAGGATATAGAGGATATTTTTATCACGATCCTCGGAAATGAAAAGAAGATATTTGCTCCCCTCTCGCAGGAGCCTTTTGACTGGACGGGTATGTATTGTGATGACGTGGCAGATGGTGTAAAAGGTTTCCGGAATTTGGAATGGAGTGCTTATTCTTCCAGCCTGGGAAATTACACGAACTGGGGAGGTTTTTACAGTATTATTTATCTTGCTAACATGCTGGAGGAAAATCGTCACCGTTTTCAAAATGTTTCCGAGGAACGGATTAATTACTGGATTGCCCAAGCGAACTTTTTCAAGGGATTGATGTATTTCGAGTTGGCTCGTCGCTGGGGCGAGGCACCGATTGCCCCAGCAACGGAGGATGCCAGCGCACAAGCCAAAAGCCCGGTGGACACTGTACTGGCATACGCCCTTCGAGCCGCGGAAGCCGCTTTAGTCTTACCGAAATATGACCAGTTGACGGATGCCAGCGGGGCAGCGGTCACCAGCAGGCAATTTGCCAGCATCGGTTCCGTCCGCACGTTACTTGCCAATATCTACGCGTGGATGGGCGGCTTGCACGGGGACAATAAATACTGGGAAAAAGCAGAAGAACAGGCCTCTCTCGTGATCGATGGCAAAGCGGGTGCTTACTCGCTCGTGAGCATGAAAGATCTTGTTACCAAGACATTAGGGAAGGCTCGTGACGTGACCGAGGTCATACATACCATTGAAATGAACGGGCAGGATGATGACCGGTATTACCAAGGAACTTTTTGGAATTCGTACCCGGGATTTGCTTTGTTTAATTACCCACACACGACAACAAATTTCGAGAATATAGAGAATGCCACGAAGGAAACTCGGATCTCGGTAGCAAAAGTGCGGGAATTGTATAATGACGAGAATGACTCGCGTATCAAAGAGTACTGGTTGAACTTGGGCGAACCGATTCCTGTAACACAAATGAATAGTGAACAAAAATTAGACACGATCAGATGGTTCTACCCGAACTTTGCTTACCTGAATAAATGGAGAGAAGCCATCTACTCGGTGAATCCGGA
The window above is part of the Butyricimonas paravirosa genome. Proteins encoded here:
- a CDS encoding RagB/SusD family nutrient uptake outer membrane protein, yielding MKKLIFLVLFFPLFSCNDWLDVESEVSVTYRNYFQSEQDIEDIFITILGNEKKIFAPLSQEPFDWTGMYCDDVADGVKGFRNLEWSAYSSSLGNYTNWGGFYSIIYLANMLEENRHRFQNVSEERINYWIAQANFFKGLMYFELARRWGEAPIAPATEDASAQAKSPVDTVLAYALRAAEAALVLPKYDQLTDASGAAVTSRQFASIGSVRTLLANIYAWMGGLHGDNKYWEKAEEQASLVIDGKAGAYSLVSMKDLVTKTLGKARDVTEVIHTIEMNGQDDDRYYQGTFWNSYPGFALFNYPHTTTNFENIENATKETRISVAKVRELYNDENDSRIKEYWLNLGEPIPVTQMNSEQKLDTIRWFYPNFAYLNKWREAIYSVNPDVNLGDRPLIGMEGNRVYWRLADLILLRAECRAHLDNADAVKDLNRIRERAGLMEYVGSTVKEDLLREIFNERDRELFGETCRYYDVVRFGYYRELLEGNFKTLTESDVKEGALYYPVSQNAFNKNTLMKQNTYWSWHLQD